TGACAGCGCTTGAACAGTGTTTGCAAGCACCAATAATTTTCTTTTGCGGCTCAACTGATAGCCTAGCGACTCCTTACATCTGCCTGAAAAATGATTCACTCATGTCCGTACGATGGCTTGGCGCTCCCGCCGTCCTCGCTTCCCTGGCGCTTTTATCGTGGCCCGCCGCCGGCAACGCCCAGGCGCTCGGAGGAGACCGGCTGTTTCGGCAACGTTGCGCGTCCTGCCATTCGATCGAGCCCGCCCGGAACGCCATCGGCCCAAGTCTGTTTGGGGTGTTTGGCCGGCGCGCGGGGGCAATGGAGGGGGCGCGCTACTCGGGAGCCTTGCAGGGTTCGGATGTGGTCTGGACCAAGGAAACCCTGGACCGCTATCTGCGGAATCCGCGCCAGGCCGTACCGGGCACCAGCATGATGGTCAACGTGCCCAACCAGGCCGAACGGGAGGCACTTGTGGACTATCTGGGCACGTTGCGTTGAAGCATGCGTTCTCTTAACCGCATACGGGAAAAAACATCATGGCTCTAGTGATCATCAACGGGCGTAGCGTCAACGTGTCGGCGCAACCGGACACGCCGCTTCTGTGGGTTGTGCGCGAGCATATGGGCCTGACAGGGACCAAGTTCGGTTGCGGCGCCGGCGCGTGCGGCGCATGCACCGTGCACCTGGACGGAGAAGCGGTCTATGCATGTCAAACGCCGTTGGACGCCGCAACGGGACACGCCGTGACGACGATCGAAGGGTTGTCGGCCAACGGCGACCACCCGCTTCAGCGCGCCTGGATTGCGGAGCAAGTACCGCAATGCGGGTATTGCCAGTCCGGGCAAATCATGCGCGCCGCGGCGCTTCTGCAAAGCAATCCGCGGCCTACCCGCGAAGAGATCATCGATGCGATGGCGGCAAATCTGTGCCGCTGCGGCACATATCCCCGCATCGTTCGGGCCATCCAGCGCGTTGCGCAGGGAGAGTAATCGTGCACAACGTTGTCCGCATGTCGCGCCGGAATTTCCTGGGCGCCACCGGAGCCCTGGGTTTCGCGGTCCTGGCCGGTGGCGCGGTCCAGGTCGTACGAGCCGCCGCGTCCGTTCCCGGCGCCGAACCGTTGGCCGTCAATGCATGGGTGACCATCGGCAGGGACGACAAAGTCACCCTACGATTTGCCTCCACGGAAATGGGCCAAGGCGTCATGACATCGCTGCCCATGATTCTTGCCGAGGAGCTCGATGCTGATTGGACCAGGGTCATCGTTCGGCAGGTCGACCAGGACGCAGGGTCCGTTTACGGCAATCCGAATACCGGCGGGATACTGTTCACGGCTGGCAGTTCTTCGGTCCAAGGCTACTTCGACATCATGCGACGCGCCGGCGCCAATGCCCGGCGTGTCCTGATATATACCGCCGCACAGGCATGGGATGTACCTGTCGGAGAGGTAGCCACCGAGCCGGGCAGGGTGGTTCATTCGCCTACGGGAAGACGCCTGTCCTTCGGCGAAGTCGCCGCAATCCCTCGCATCGTGAGCGATGTGCCCCCAGTCACGGATGCCGATCTGAAAGCGCGCGGCGCCTATCGACTGATCGGCACCAATCCCGGACGCCGCGATATTCCGGGCAAAGTCCGCGGTGAAGCCGTTTATTCCATGGACGTGCGGCTGCCGGGCATGGTGTACGCCGCCCAACTCCACGCACCGGTGGAAGGGGAGAGCCCCGTCGCGGTGGACGATGCGCAAACGCGCGCCCTTGCCGGTGTGCGGGATGTCATCCGGCTGCGCGGCTCGGTTGCGGTGATCGCCGATAACTGGGAGACC
Above is a genomic segment from Bordetella genomosp. 11 containing:
- a CDS encoding c-type cytochrome, with the protein product MSVRWLGAPAVLASLALLSWPAAGNAQALGGDRLFRQRCASCHSIEPARNAIGPSLFGVFGRRAGAMEGARYSGALQGSDVVWTKETLDRYLRNPRQAVPGTSMMVNVPNQAEREALVDYLGTLR
- a CDS encoding (2Fe-2S)-binding protein, translating into MTTIEGLSANGDHPLQRAWIAEQVPQCGYCQSGQIMRAAALLQSNPRPTREEIIDAMAANLCRCGTYPRIVRAIQRVAQGE